In the Candidatus Zixiibacteriota bacterium genome, AACTCAGGATTCGTGACTCGCACAGTAAAGTGCAGAAGGTGGTAGATCACAAACACGAGGATGATGAGGCCGGTCCAGATCATCGTGCGCGAGGCCAGACTGGCTTTGACTGTCTGTTCGTTCTGATATCCGATCGGCCGCGCCGCCCAGTTTTCGAGTTTCAGTTTGATCCCGAACCAGATGTGGATCACAAACGCCGCCAGCAGGAAAAGTCGGATCGCCCAGAGCAGCGGTCCGAGTGACTGGAGCTTTTCGGCATAGCTGTTCATCTGGTCCTGGCTGATAAACACCTGCAGGTTGCCGAGCATGTGGCCGACAACAAAGCCGAATGCGACAATGCCGGAAACCGCCATCAGGAATTTCTGGCCGATGCTGGCGTTCAACAGGTGGGCGGAGAAGGAAGTGGGTGGTTTGCTCGTGACGGTAATATTCATGCCCTTTCCCTTTCAATGTTCCGCCGAGTATAGGCCGCAAGGGCGGGGCAGTCAAATGAAATAATTCACAAGGAGTTGTGCCCGGTCGGCGAGGCGTTATTCAGCCGTCGAAAATCG is a window encoding:
- a CDS encoding succinate dehydrogenase cytochrome b subunit — translated: MNITVTSKPPTSFSAHLLNASIGQKFLMAVSGIVAFGFVVGHMLGNLQVFISQDQMNSYAEKLQSLGPLLWAIRLFLLAAFVIHIWFGIKLKLENWAARPIGYQNEQTVKASLASRTMIWTGLIILVFVIYHLLHFTVRVTNPEFATLTDPLGRPDVYGMVVIGFSSPVVSIFYLLAVGLLSYHLSHGVASMFQSLGLNTEKWQVRLNRLAWVASVLLFLGYASIPAAVLTGCTQLVVGGK